One Loxodonta africana isolate mLoxAfr1 chromosome 4, mLoxAfr1.hap2, whole genome shotgun sequence genomic region harbors:
- the KRT5 gene encoding keratin, type II cytoskeletal 5 isoform X4 — MSRQSSVSFRSGGSRAFSTASAVTPSVSRISFSSVSRSGGGGGGGFGRVSLGGAGGAGGYGTRSLYNLGGSKRISISASGGGLRNRFGAGAGGGYGFGGGAGSGFGFGGGAGGGFGLGGGAGFGGGFGGPGFPVCPPGGIQEVTVNQNLLTPLNLQIDPTIQRVRTEEREQIKTLNNKFASFIDKVRFLEQQNKVLDTKWTLLQEQGNKTVRQNLEPLFEQYINNLRRQLDSVLGERGRLDSELRNMQDLVEDYKNKYEDEINKRTTAENEFVMLKKDVDAAYMNKVELEAKVDALMDEINFLKLFFEAELAQMQTHVSDTSVVLSMDNNRSLDLDSIIAEVKAQYEDIANRSRTEAESWYQTKYEELQQTAGRHGDDLRNTKHEISEMNRMIQRLRAEIDNVKKQCANLQSAIADAEQRGELALKDARNKLAELEDALQKAKQDMARLLREYQELMNTKLALDVEIATYRKLLEGEECRLSGEGVGPVNISVVTNNVSSSYGGGSGFGGGFGLSSSLGGGGGGSYYSSSSGVGLGGGLGAGGSGFSTSSGRSLGVGFGGGGGSSSSVKFVSTTSSTRKSFKS; from the exons ATGTCTCGCCAATCGAGTGTGTCCTTCCGGAGCGGAGGCAGTCGTGCCTTCAGCACTGCCTCGGCCGTCACCCCGTCTGTCTCCCGCATCAGCTTTAGCTCCGTATCCCGgtctgggggtggtggtggtggcggcttTGGCAGGGTCAGCCTTGGTGGGGCTGGTGGAGCAGGTGGCTACGGCACCCGGAGCCTCTACAACCTGGGGGGCTCCAAGAGGATCTCCATCAGCGCTAGCGGCGGCGGCTTGAGGAACCGATTTGGTGCAGGTGCTGGAGGCGGCTATGGCTTCGGAGGTGGAGCCGggagtggatttggttttggcgGTGGAGCTGGTGGTGGCTTTGGGCTCGGTGGTGGAGCTGGCTTTGGAGGGGGCTTTGGTGGCCCTGGCTTCCCCGTTTGCCCTCCTGGAGGCATCCAAGAGGTCACGGTCAACCAGAACCTTCTGACTCCCCTCAACCTGCAAATCGACCCCACCATCCAGCGGGTGAGGACCGAGGAGCGGGAGCAGatcaagaccctcaacaacaagTTCGCCTCCTTCATTGACAAG GTACGGTTCCTGGAGCAGCAGAACAAGGTCCTGGACACCAAGTGGACCCTGCTCCAAGAGCAGGGCAACAAGACCGTGAGGCAGAACCTGGAACCCTTGTtcgagcagtacatcaacaaccTCCGCAGGCAGCTGGACAGCGTCCTTGGGGAGAGAGGCCGCCTGGATTCGGAGCTAAGGAACATGCAGGACCTGGTGGAGGACTACAAGAACAA GTATGAAGATGAAATCAACAAGCGTACCACTGCTGAGAACGAGTTTGTGATGCTGAAGAAG GATGTGGATGCCGCCTACATGAACAAGGTGGAGCTAGAGGCCAAGGTCGATGCACTGATGGATGAGATCAACTTCCTGAAGCTCTTCTTTGAGGCG GAGCTGGCCCAGATGCAGACTCATGTCTCGGACACGTCCGTGGTGCTGTCCATGGACAACAACCGCAGCCTGGACCTGGACAGCATCATCGCCGAGGTCAAGGCCCAGTACGAGGACATTGCCAACCGCAGCCGGACAGAAGCCGAGTCCTGGTACCAGACCAAG TACGAAGAGCTGCAGCAGACAGCTGGCCGGCATGGTGACGACCTCCGCAACACCAAGCATGAAATATCCGAGATGAACCGGATGATCCAGAGGCTCAGAGCCGAGATCGACAATGTCAAGAAGCAG TGTGCCAACCTGCAGAGCGCCATCGCTGATGCTGAGCAGCGTGGGGAGCTGGCCCTCAAGGATGCCAGAAACAAACTGGCAGAGCTGGAGGATGCCCTGCAGAAGGCCAAGCAGGACATGGCGCGGCTGCTGCGTGAGTACCAGGAGCTGATGAACACCAAGCTGGCCTTGGACGTTGAGATCGCCACCTACAGGAAGCTGCTGGAGGGCGAGGAGTGCAG ACTGAGTGGAGAAGGAGTTGGACCAGTCAATATCT CTGTTGTCACAAACAACGTCTCCTCTTCCTACGGCGGTGGCAGTGGCTTTGGGGGTGGCTTTG GTCTTAGCAGCAGTCTTGGTGGAGGTGGAGGCGGGAGCTACTATTCCAGCAGCAGTGGTGTCGGCCTAGGCGGTGGACTTGGCGCCGGAGGCTCTGGCTTCAGTACAAGCAGTGGCCGAAGCCTGGGAGTGGGCTTTGGCGGTGGCGGCGGCAGCAGCTCCAGCGTCAAATTTGTCTCCACTACTTCTTCCACCCGAAAGAGCTTCAAGAGTTAA
- the KRT5 gene encoding keratin, type II cytoskeletal 5 isoform X3 has protein sequence MSRQSSVSFRSGGSRAFSTASAVTPSVSRISFSSVSRSGGGGGGGFGRVSLGGAGGAGGYGTRSLYNLGGSKRISISASGGGLRNRFGAGAGGGYGFGGGAGSGFGFGGGAGGGFGLGGGAGFGGGFGGPGFPVCPPGGIQEVTVNQNLLTPLNLQIDPTIQRVRTEEREQIKTLNNKFASFIDKVRFLEQQNKVLDTKWTLLQEQGNKTVRQNLEPLFEQYINNLRRQLDSVLGERGRLDSELRNMQDLVEDYKNKYEDEINKRTTAENEFVMLKKDVDAAYMNKVELEAKVDALMDEINFLKLFFEAELAQMQTHVSDTSVVLSMDNNRSLDLDSIIAEVKAQYEDIANRSRTEAESWYQTKYEELQQTAGRHGDDLRNTKHEISEMNRMIQRLRAEIDNVKKQCANLQSAIADAEQRGELALKDARNKLAELEDALQKAKQDMARLLREYQELMNTKLALDVEIATYRKLLEGEECRLSGEGVGPVNISVVTNNVSSSYGGGSGFGGGFGGGLGGGLGGGLGGGGGGSYYSSSSGVGLGGGLGAGGSGFSTSSGRSLGVGFGGGGGSSSSVKFVSTTSSTRKSFKS, from the exons ATGTCTCGCCAATCGAGTGTGTCCTTCCGGAGCGGAGGCAGTCGTGCCTTCAGCACTGCCTCGGCCGTCACCCCGTCTGTCTCCCGCATCAGCTTTAGCTCCGTATCCCGgtctgggggtggtggtggtggcggcttTGGCAGGGTCAGCCTTGGTGGGGCTGGTGGAGCAGGTGGCTACGGCACCCGGAGCCTCTACAACCTGGGGGGCTCCAAGAGGATCTCCATCAGCGCTAGCGGCGGCGGCTTGAGGAACCGATTTGGTGCAGGTGCTGGAGGCGGCTATGGCTTCGGAGGTGGAGCCGggagtggatttggttttggcgGTGGAGCTGGTGGTGGCTTTGGGCTCGGTGGTGGAGCTGGCTTTGGAGGGGGCTTTGGTGGCCCTGGCTTCCCCGTTTGCCCTCCTGGAGGCATCCAAGAGGTCACGGTCAACCAGAACCTTCTGACTCCCCTCAACCTGCAAATCGACCCCACCATCCAGCGGGTGAGGACCGAGGAGCGGGAGCAGatcaagaccctcaacaacaagTTCGCCTCCTTCATTGACAAG GTACGGTTCCTGGAGCAGCAGAACAAGGTCCTGGACACCAAGTGGACCCTGCTCCAAGAGCAGGGCAACAAGACCGTGAGGCAGAACCTGGAACCCTTGTtcgagcagtacatcaacaaccTCCGCAGGCAGCTGGACAGCGTCCTTGGGGAGAGAGGCCGCCTGGATTCGGAGCTAAGGAACATGCAGGACCTGGTGGAGGACTACAAGAACAA GTATGAAGATGAAATCAACAAGCGTACCACTGCTGAGAACGAGTTTGTGATGCTGAAGAAG GATGTGGATGCCGCCTACATGAACAAGGTGGAGCTAGAGGCCAAGGTCGATGCACTGATGGATGAGATCAACTTCCTGAAGCTCTTCTTTGAGGCG GAGCTGGCCCAGATGCAGACTCATGTCTCGGACACGTCCGTGGTGCTGTCCATGGACAACAACCGCAGCCTGGACCTGGACAGCATCATCGCCGAGGTCAAGGCCCAGTACGAGGACATTGCCAACCGCAGCCGGACAGAAGCCGAGTCCTGGTACCAGACCAAG TACGAAGAGCTGCAGCAGACAGCTGGCCGGCATGGTGACGACCTCCGCAACACCAAGCATGAAATATCCGAGATGAACCGGATGATCCAGAGGCTCAGAGCCGAGATCGACAATGTCAAGAAGCAG TGTGCCAACCTGCAGAGCGCCATCGCTGATGCTGAGCAGCGTGGGGAGCTGGCCCTCAAGGATGCCAGAAACAAACTGGCAGAGCTGGAGGATGCCCTGCAGAAGGCCAAGCAGGACATGGCGCGGCTGCTGCGTGAGTACCAGGAGCTGATGAACACCAAGCTGGCCTTGGACGTTGAGATCGCCACCTACAGGAAGCTGCTGGAGGGCGAGGAGTGCAG ACTGAGTGGAGAAGGAGTTGGACCAGTCAATATCT CTGTTGTCACAAACAACGTCTCCTCTTCCTACGGCGGTGGCAGTGGCTTTGGGGGTGGCTTTGGTGGAGGTCTTGGCGGAGGTCTTGGCGGAGGCCTTGGCGGAG GTGGAGGCGGGAGCTACTATTCCAGCAGCAGTGGTGTCGGCCTAGGCGGTGGACTTGGCGCCGGAGGCTCTGGCTTCAGTACAAGCAGTGGCCGAAGCCTGGGAGTGGGCTTTGGCGGTGGCGGCGGCAGCAGCTCCAGCGTCAAATTTGTCTCCACTACTTCTTCCACCCGAAAGAGCTTCAAGAGTTAA
- the KRT5 gene encoding keratin, type II cytoskeletal 5 isoform X1, giving the protein MSRQSSVSFRSGGSRAFSTASAVTPSVSRISFSSVSRSGGGGGGGFGRVSLGGAGGAGGYGTRSLYNLGGSKRISISASGGGLRNRFGAGAGGGYGFGGGAGSGFGFGGGAGGGFGLGGGAGFGGGFGGPGFPVCPPGGIQEVTVNQNLLTPLNLQIDPTIQRVRTEEREQIKTLNNKFASFIDKVRFLEQQNKVLDTKWTLLQEQGNKTVRQNLEPLFEQYINNLRRQLDSVLGERGRLDSELRNMQDLVEDYKNKYEDEINKRTTAENEFVMLKKDVDAAYMNKVELEAKVDALMDEINFLKLFFEAELAQMQTHVSDTSVVLSMDNNRSLDLDSIIAEVKAQYEDIANRSRTEAESWYQTKYEELQQTAGRHGDDLRNTKHEISEMNRMIQRLRAEIDNVKKQCANLQSAIADAEQRGELALKDARNKLAELEDALQKAKQDMARLLREYQELMNTKLALDVEIATYRKLLEGEECRLSGEGVGPVNISVVTNNVSSSYGGGSGFGGGFGGGLGGGLGGGLGGGLGGGLSSSLGGGGGGSYYSSSSGVGLGGGLGAGGSGFSTSSGRSLGVGFGGGGGSSSSVKFVSTTSSTRKSFKS; this is encoded by the exons ATGTCTCGCCAATCGAGTGTGTCCTTCCGGAGCGGAGGCAGTCGTGCCTTCAGCACTGCCTCGGCCGTCACCCCGTCTGTCTCCCGCATCAGCTTTAGCTCCGTATCCCGgtctgggggtggtggtggtggcggcttTGGCAGGGTCAGCCTTGGTGGGGCTGGTGGAGCAGGTGGCTACGGCACCCGGAGCCTCTACAACCTGGGGGGCTCCAAGAGGATCTCCATCAGCGCTAGCGGCGGCGGCTTGAGGAACCGATTTGGTGCAGGTGCTGGAGGCGGCTATGGCTTCGGAGGTGGAGCCGggagtggatttggttttggcgGTGGAGCTGGTGGTGGCTTTGGGCTCGGTGGTGGAGCTGGCTTTGGAGGGGGCTTTGGTGGCCCTGGCTTCCCCGTTTGCCCTCCTGGAGGCATCCAAGAGGTCACGGTCAACCAGAACCTTCTGACTCCCCTCAACCTGCAAATCGACCCCACCATCCAGCGGGTGAGGACCGAGGAGCGGGAGCAGatcaagaccctcaacaacaagTTCGCCTCCTTCATTGACAAG GTACGGTTCCTGGAGCAGCAGAACAAGGTCCTGGACACCAAGTGGACCCTGCTCCAAGAGCAGGGCAACAAGACCGTGAGGCAGAACCTGGAACCCTTGTtcgagcagtacatcaacaaccTCCGCAGGCAGCTGGACAGCGTCCTTGGGGAGAGAGGCCGCCTGGATTCGGAGCTAAGGAACATGCAGGACCTGGTGGAGGACTACAAGAACAA GTATGAAGATGAAATCAACAAGCGTACCACTGCTGAGAACGAGTTTGTGATGCTGAAGAAG GATGTGGATGCCGCCTACATGAACAAGGTGGAGCTAGAGGCCAAGGTCGATGCACTGATGGATGAGATCAACTTCCTGAAGCTCTTCTTTGAGGCG GAGCTGGCCCAGATGCAGACTCATGTCTCGGACACGTCCGTGGTGCTGTCCATGGACAACAACCGCAGCCTGGACCTGGACAGCATCATCGCCGAGGTCAAGGCCCAGTACGAGGACATTGCCAACCGCAGCCGGACAGAAGCCGAGTCCTGGTACCAGACCAAG TACGAAGAGCTGCAGCAGACAGCTGGCCGGCATGGTGACGACCTCCGCAACACCAAGCATGAAATATCCGAGATGAACCGGATGATCCAGAGGCTCAGAGCCGAGATCGACAATGTCAAGAAGCAG TGTGCCAACCTGCAGAGCGCCATCGCTGATGCTGAGCAGCGTGGGGAGCTGGCCCTCAAGGATGCCAGAAACAAACTGGCAGAGCTGGAGGATGCCCTGCAGAAGGCCAAGCAGGACATGGCGCGGCTGCTGCGTGAGTACCAGGAGCTGATGAACACCAAGCTGGCCTTGGACGTTGAGATCGCCACCTACAGGAAGCTGCTGGAGGGCGAGGAGTGCAG ACTGAGTGGAGAAGGAGTTGGACCAGTCAATATCT CTGTTGTCACAAACAACGTCTCCTCTTCCTACGGCGGTGGCAGTGGCTTTGGGGGTGGCTTTGGTGGAGGTCTTGGCGGAGGTCTTGGCGGAGGCCTTGGCGGAGGTCTTGGTGGAGGTCTTAGCAGCAGTCTTGGTGGAGGTGGAGGCGGGAGCTACTATTCCAGCAGCAGTGGTGTCGGCCTAGGCGGTGGACTTGGCGCCGGAGGCTCTGGCTTCAGTACAAGCAGTGGCCGAAGCCTGGGAGTGGGCTTTGGCGGTGGCGGCGGCAGCAGCTCCAGCGTCAAATTTGTCTCCACTACTTCTTCCACCCGAAAGAGCTTCAAGAGTTAA
- the KRT5 gene encoding keratin, type II cytoskeletal 5 isoform X2 codes for MSRQSSVSFRSGGSRAFSTASAVTPSVSRISFSSVSRSGGGGGGGFGRVSLGGAGGAGGYGTRSLYNLGGSKRISISASGGGLRNRFGAGAGGGYGFGGGAGSGFGFGGGAGGGFGLGGGAGFGGGFGGPGFPVCPPGGIQEVTVNQNLLTPLNLQIDPTIQRVRTEEREQIKTLNNKFASFIDKVRFLEQQNKVLDTKWTLLQEQGNKTVRQNLEPLFEQYINNLRRQLDSVLGERGRLDSELRNMQDLVEDYKNKYEDEINKRTTAENEFVMLKKDVDAAYMNKVELEAKVDALMDEINFLKLFFEAELAQMQTHVSDTSVVLSMDNNRSLDLDSIIAEVKAQYEDIANRSRTEAESWYQTKYEELQQTAGRHGDDLRNTKHEISEMNRMIQRLRAEIDNVKKQCANLQSAIADAEQRGELALKDARNKLAELEDALQKAKQDMARLLREYQELMNTKLALDVEIATYRKLLEGEECRLSGEGVGPVNISVVTNNVSSSYGGGSGFGGGFGLGGGLGGGLSSSLGGGGGGSYYSSSSGVGLGGGLGAGGSGFSTSSGRSLGVGFGGGGGSSSSVKFVSTTSSTRKSFKS; via the exons ATGTCTCGCCAATCGAGTGTGTCCTTCCGGAGCGGAGGCAGTCGTGCCTTCAGCACTGCCTCGGCCGTCACCCCGTCTGTCTCCCGCATCAGCTTTAGCTCCGTATCCCGgtctgggggtggtggtggtggcggcttTGGCAGGGTCAGCCTTGGTGGGGCTGGTGGAGCAGGTGGCTACGGCACCCGGAGCCTCTACAACCTGGGGGGCTCCAAGAGGATCTCCATCAGCGCTAGCGGCGGCGGCTTGAGGAACCGATTTGGTGCAGGTGCTGGAGGCGGCTATGGCTTCGGAGGTGGAGCCGggagtggatttggttttggcgGTGGAGCTGGTGGTGGCTTTGGGCTCGGTGGTGGAGCTGGCTTTGGAGGGGGCTTTGGTGGCCCTGGCTTCCCCGTTTGCCCTCCTGGAGGCATCCAAGAGGTCACGGTCAACCAGAACCTTCTGACTCCCCTCAACCTGCAAATCGACCCCACCATCCAGCGGGTGAGGACCGAGGAGCGGGAGCAGatcaagaccctcaacaacaagTTCGCCTCCTTCATTGACAAG GTACGGTTCCTGGAGCAGCAGAACAAGGTCCTGGACACCAAGTGGACCCTGCTCCAAGAGCAGGGCAACAAGACCGTGAGGCAGAACCTGGAACCCTTGTtcgagcagtacatcaacaaccTCCGCAGGCAGCTGGACAGCGTCCTTGGGGAGAGAGGCCGCCTGGATTCGGAGCTAAGGAACATGCAGGACCTGGTGGAGGACTACAAGAACAA GTATGAAGATGAAATCAACAAGCGTACCACTGCTGAGAACGAGTTTGTGATGCTGAAGAAG GATGTGGATGCCGCCTACATGAACAAGGTGGAGCTAGAGGCCAAGGTCGATGCACTGATGGATGAGATCAACTTCCTGAAGCTCTTCTTTGAGGCG GAGCTGGCCCAGATGCAGACTCATGTCTCGGACACGTCCGTGGTGCTGTCCATGGACAACAACCGCAGCCTGGACCTGGACAGCATCATCGCCGAGGTCAAGGCCCAGTACGAGGACATTGCCAACCGCAGCCGGACAGAAGCCGAGTCCTGGTACCAGACCAAG TACGAAGAGCTGCAGCAGACAGCTGGCCGGCATGGTGACGACCTCCGCAACACCAAGCATGAAATATCCGAGATGAACCGGATGATCCAGAGGCTCAGAGCCGAGATCGACAATGTCAAGAAGCAG TGTGCCAACCTGCAGAGCGCCATCGCTGATGCTGAGCAGCGTGGGGAGCTGGCCCTCAAGGATGCCAGAAACAAACTGGCAGAGCTGGAGGATGCCCTGCAGAAGGCCAAGCAGGACATGGCGCGGCTGCTGCGTGAGTACCAGGAGCTGATGAACACCAAGCTGGCCTTGGACGTTGAGATCGCCACCTACAGGAAGCTGCTGGAGGGCGAGGAGTGCAG ACTGAGTGGAGAAGGAGTTGGACCAGTCAATATCT CTGTTGTCACAAACAACGTCTCCTCTTCCTACGGCGGTGGCAGTGGCTTTGGGGGTGGCTTTG GCCTTGGCGGAGGTCTTGGTGGAGGTCTTAGCAGCAGTCTTGGTGGAGGTGGAGGCGGGAGCTACTATTCCAGCAGCAGTGGTGTCGGCCTAGGCGGTGGACTTGGCGCCGGAGGCTCTGGCTTCAGTACAAGCAGTGGCCGAAGCCTGGGAGTGGGCTTTGGCGGTGGCGGCGGCAGCAGCTCCAGCGTCAAATTTGTCTCCACTACTTCTTCCACCCGAAAGAGCTTCAAGAGTTAA